tttgcactcaatcaccaaaatacttagaaatggcccaagggcacatttccctttcaccctcgCTGGTGTCTAGGCATGGGCGTCGCCTATGAGACGGCCAAGAGTGGCGTCGGTGTTGCCTCCATGGGCGTCATGTGCCTCAAGCTTGTCATGAAGTCCATCATCCTCGTTGTCATGGCCAGAGTCCTTGGCATCTATGATCTCATCATCGCCGCCATCATCTCTGCCGGGATCAACCCCAAGGCCAAGCCCTACTTCTTAGACGGCTACACACACCTCTCCTTCGAACTCACATGCAGCCTTGCTGGCCTTGCTGCCGGCATGGCCATCAGCATCGTCAGAGACACCAGAGTTAGGTAT
This portion of the Zea mays cultivar B73 chromosome 2, Zm-B73-REFERENCE-NAM-5.0, whole genome shotgun sequence genome encodes:
- the LOC103652900 gene encoding V-type proton ATPase 16 kDa proteolipid subunit isoform X2, translated to MGVAYETAKSGVGVASMGVMCLKLVMKSIILVVMARVLGIYDLIIAAIISAGINPKAKPYFLDGYTHLSFELTCSLAGLAAGMAISIVRDTRVR
- the LOC103652900 gene encoding V-type proton ATPase 16 kDa proteolipid subunit isoform X1 is translated as MGVAYETAKSGVGVASMGVMCLKLVMKSIILVVMARVLGIYDLIIAAIISAGINPKAKPYFLDGYTHLSFELTCSLAGLAAGMAISIVRDTRVRYCTTLIAVCMLEHI